One genomic segment of Magnetococcales bacterium includes these proteins:
- a CDS encoding cytochrome C produces the protein MSPVLAEGGAEDALCNTACLKCHDGSKKYEILDASPNAGETGKRFLTAITPELYGRGVHARLLCKDCHDKIRNLNPPHQSGAAEKIDCAACHVRLAKAMQEAETVVASSRMETVIRHTINYRRSFHARPNKDNPDFPNAVCHECHDTHFFNVPVEKHGPDYDKWRLTIPELCGKCHEEALEDYAASSHGVGILEKSNSKSANCSDCHTTYSTTGAHLAVFKLMSSETCGACHPKSLDTYRQFYHGQVTRLGFHHTAKCYDCHESHKVLPAKDPKSTVHPDKRLRTCQKCHDGQHRPLATAGFASFSPHANENDYDHYPQLWYVSRFMRGLMWSVLSFFTLHSVLWYYREWRERQQSPVVLPLNVSLPGVATNPHVQRFSLFWRVLHLFFVLAVMVLLLTGTTFLNAHLAWAPPLAHLLGGAERMGLLHRAAALCLVGIFLFHLVFVLQSLLRKRNFAWFGPDSLLPNKKDFLDCRDMFKWFFGRGPRPGFDRWTYFEKFDYWAVFWGMTIFVGSGLVLAFPHVAGRYLDGWVFNVAILVHGREALLATVFLFTIHFFNNHFRPAKFPPPDISMFTGNLSLAELRRDHPAQFERLQSRGELQSLLVRGPSRGMLLGARLLGALLLVGGLTLLFLMGSRYFW, from the coding sequence ATGTCACCAGTTTTGGCCGAGGGGGGAGCAGAAGATGCCTTGTGCAATACGGCGTGTCTAAAATGTCATGATGGGAGCAAAAAATATGAAATCCTGGATGCTTCACCCAATGCTGGCGAAACCGGCAAGCGTTTCCTGACGGCAATTACGCCGGAATTGTATGGGCGGGGGGTCCATGCGCGTCTGTTGTGCAAGGATTGTCACGATAAAATCCGCAATCTGAATCCTCCGCACCAGAGTGGTGCAGCGGAAAAGATCGACTGTGCGGCTTGTCATGTACGTTTGGCCAAGGCGATGCAGGAAGCCGAGACGGTGGTGGCATCTTCCCGCATGGAAACGGTCATTCGTCATACCATCAACTACCGACGTTCGTTCCATGCCCGTCCCAATAAAGACAACCCGGATTTTCCCAATGCAGTTTGCCATGAATGTCATGATACCCATTTTTTCAACGTGCCGGTCGAGAAGCATGGCCCGGACTATGACAAATGGCGGCTGACGATTCCAGAATTGTGCGGAAAGTGTCACGAAGAGGCTTTAGAGGATTACGCGGCTTCGTCTCATGGTGTTGGGATCCTGGAAAAATCAAATTCAAAGTCGGCCAACTGTTCTGATTGTCACACGACATATTCGACTACCGGGGCACATTTGGCCGTTTTCAAGCTGATGAGTTCAGAGACGTGCGGCGCGTGTCATCCAAAAAGCCTGGATACGTATCGTCAATTTTATCATGGCCAGGTGACACGCCTGGGTTTTCATCATACGGCCAAGTGTTATGATTGCCACGAAAGCCATAAAGTATTGCCTGCCAAGGATCCCAAATCCACGGTTCATCCCGACAAGCGCCTGCGGACCTGCCAGAAATGTCATGATGGTCAACATCGTCCGCTGGCTACAGCCGGTTTTGCCTCGTTTTCGCCCCACGCCAACGAGAACGATTATGATCACTATCCGCAGCTTTGGTACGTGTCCCGTTTCATGCGAGGGTTGATGTGGAGTGTTCTCTCCTTCTTCACGCTTCACTCTGTCCTTTGGTATTACCGGGAATGGCGGGAGCGGCAACAGTCGCCTGTCGTTTTGCCTTTGAATGTTTCCCTTCCTGGTGTGGCAACCAATCCGCATGTGCAGCGCTTTTCGCTGTTCTGGCGTGTTCTGCACTTATTCTTTGTCTTGGCGGTGATGGTTTTGTTGTTGACCGGTACGACATTTTTGAACGCGCATCTGGCCTGGGCACCGCCACTGGCGCATCTGTTGGGTGGTGCGGAGCGTATGGGGTTGCTCCATCGGGCCGCAGCTCTTTGTCTGGTCGGTATTTTTCTCTTCCATCTTGTGTTTGTCCTGCAAAGTCTGTTGCGCAAGCGCAACTTTGCCTGGTTTGGCCCGGACTCGCTGCTGCCCAATAAAAAGGACTTTCTGGACTGCCGCGACATGTTCAAATGGTTCTTTGGCCGGGGACCCAGGCCCGGATTTGATCGCTGGACCTATTTTGAAAAATTTGACTACTGGGCAGTTTTCTGGGGAATGACGATATTTGTCGGCAGTGGTCTGGTGTTGGCGTTTCCCCATGTGGCCGGACGGTATCTGGATGGCTGGGTATTCAATGTGGCCATTCTGGTTCATGGGCGAGAGGCGTTGCTGGCTACGGTATTTTTATTCACAATCCACTTTTTCAACAATCACTTCCGTCCTGCCAAATTTCCGCCACCGGATATTTCGATGTTTACCGGAAATCTCTCCCTGGCAGAGTTGCGGCGCGATCATCCGGCACAATTCGAGCGTTTGCAGAGTCGTGGTGAGTTACAGAGTCTACTGGTCCGTGGCCCGTCAAGGGGTATGCTCCTGGGGGCCAGGCTTCTGGGAGCATTGTTGCTGGTTGGCGGCCTGACGTTGCTGTTTTTGATGGGGAGCCGGTATTTTTGGTGA